A genome region from Hippopotamus amphibius kiboko isolate mHipAmp2 chromosome 1, mHipAmp2.hap2, whole genome shotgun sequence includes the following:
- the LOC130851515 gene encoding PRAME family member 15-like, with translation MSVWTPPRLVDLAGMNLLREDALAFSALEDLPTELFPPLFMEAFDGRCIETLKAMVQAWPFVRLPLGALIDMPHVGPLQAVLEALDVMLGQKVRSRRCKLRVLDLRNTGQNFWSMWSGASTHGCSSSRIAPVAEHRSRTKQPLASLRVFIDLSLKKRTLDNFLTYLLRWVEQRKDSIHLCCKKLKIFAMPMENIMKVLSMVQLDCIQEVQVKCIWHLSTLAMFAPILGKMSNLQRLLLSHIYTSASEKQERRHVLQITSQFLRLDHLRDLHLESPSFLEGCLDQMLRCLKNPLDNLSITNCLLSESDLTHLSQCQNISQLKGLDLRGVTLTDFSPEVLQVLLEKVAATLQELDLDLCGIRDSQFEALLTALSHCSQLSYFSLCGNLLSMSVMEKMLRHTAELPLSQERYPAPQESYSPLGAPLEGRLAQLQAELLEILGDLGRPRTIWISLSPCPQCGDEICYHMEPIIYSCTTPA, from the exons ATGAGTGTCTGGACCCCACCCAGACTTGTGGATCTAGCGGGGATGAACCTGCTAAGGGAAGATGCCTTGGCCTTTTCTGCTCTGGAGGATTTACCCACGGAGCTCTTCCCACCACTGTTCATGGAGGCCTTTGATGGGAGATGCATTGAGACCTTGAAGGCCATGGTACAAGCCTGGCCTTTTGTCCGTCTGCCTCTGGGGGCCCTGATAGACATGCCCCATGTGGGGCCCTTACAAGCAGTGCTGGAAGCACTTGATGTTATGCTTGGCCAGAAGGTTCGCTCCAG GAGGTGCAAACTTCGGGTACTAGATTTACGAAACACTGGCCAGAACTTCTGGAGCATGTGGTCTGGAGCCAGCACTCACGGGTGCTCAAGCTCACGAATAGCACCAGTGGCTGAGCACAGGTCAAGGACAAAGCAGCCCTTGGCCTCATTAAGGGTTTTCATAGACCTTAGTCTGAAGAAAAGGACCCTGGACAACTTCCTCACCTACCTCCTCAGGTGGGTGGAGCAGAGAAAAGATTCCATACACCTGTGTTGTAAGAAGCTGAAGATCTTTGCAATGCCCATGGAAAACATTATGAAGGTCCTGAGCATGGTGCAGCTGGACTGTATCCAGGAGGTGCAAGTGAAATGCATTTGGCACCTGTCCACCCTGGCCATGTTTGCTCCCATCCTGGGCAAGATGAGTAATTTGCAGAGACTTCTTCTCTCTCACATCTACACATCTGCCTCTGAGAAGCAGGAGCGGCGTCACGTTCTCCAAATCACCTCTCAGTTCCTGAGGCTGGACCATCTTCGGGATCTCCATCTGGAATCTCCCTCCTTCCTTGAAGGCTGCCTGGATCAGATGCTCAG GTGCCTGAAGAACCCCTTGGACAATCTCTCAATAACCAACTGCCTGCTTTCAGAATCAGACCTGACCCATCTGTCCCAGTGCCAGAACATCAGTCAGCTGAAAGGCCTGGATCTGCGTGGTGTCACGCTGACCGACTTTAGTCCTGAGGTCCTCCAAGTTCTGCTGGAGAAAGTTGCAGCCACCCTCCAGGAACTGGACTTAGATCTGTGTGGGATCAGGGACTCCCAATTTGAGGCCCTCCTGACTGCCCTGAGCCACTGCTCTCAGCTCAGTTACTTCAGCCTGTGTGGGAACCTCCTCTCCATGAGTGTCATGGAGAAGATGCTGCGACACACAGCTGAGCTGCCTTTAAGTCAAGAGCGATACCCTGCTCCTCAGGAGAGTTACAGCCCTCTGGGTGCTCCCCTCGAAGGGAGACTTGCCCAGCTTCAGGCAGAGCTGTTGGAGATTCTAGGAGACTTAGGACGGCCCAGGACCATCTGGATTAgcctcagcccctgccctcagTGTGGTGATGAAATATGCTATCACATGGAGCCCATTATATATAGCTGTACTACCCCTGCCTAG